A single Nostoc sp. PCC 7107 DNA region contains:
- the cas1 gene encoding CRISPR-associated endonuclease Cas1 yields the protein MFTQEHLHFAWLQVCAGSKTAGVDGISVELFESMATEQLQNLVYQLNNETYTASPAKGFYIPKKNGDKRLVGIPTVRDRIIQRLLLDELYFPLEGTFLDCSYAYRPGHNILQAVQHLYGYYQYQPKWIIKADVADFFDNLSWALLLTFLEKLSLEPSVLQLIEQQLQSGMIIAGQYRNFGKGVLQGGILSGALANLYLTNFDKKCLSQGINLVRYGDDFVIACNSWQEANRILDKITVWLGEVYLTLQSEKTQIFTPNDEFTFLGYRFAGGEVYAPPPPKPVLKGEWVINDSGNPYFRTKPRPKKPVSHPPKACSIDKPINFPRASLSHYWQETMTTLYITDQGAYLSVKNQQFQVYYQGQLRIKVPVSRVSNVVLFGCCNVSHGAVSMALRRRISIMYLSQKGRYFGRLQVSGDAKVEYLMLQVERCQNPEFTRTLAEVIVTAKIHNSRILLMRLKRRKSSEFDDNLVKEAIKDLDILMDKLPFAESMDALRGYEGRAATVYFQALGSLFSGAFKFEKRTKRPPTDPVNSLLSLGYTLLSHNIFSFIQAVGLHSHFGNLHVPRDNHPALVSDLMEEFRAQLVDSLVAYLINSNIFTEDDFTPPDEKGGVYLQPHALKKFLKHWEEKLQSELTHPNTGYKVSFRRCLELQVREYVACLTGEVKIYRPMIWKP from the coding sequence ATGTTCACTCAAGAACATCTACATTTCGCATGGCTACAAGTTTGTGCGGGGAGTAAGACTGCGGGTGTAGATGGGATTTCTGTAGAATTATTCGAGTCGATGGCTACTGAACAATTGCAGAATCTCGTCTATCAACTCAACAATGAAACTTATACAGCAAGTCCCGCCAAGGGGTTTTATATACCTAAAAAAAATGGTGATAAGCGGTTAGTTGGTATCCCTACTGTGCGGGATCGAATTATTCAGCGTTTGCTACTAGATGAGTTGTATTTTCCTTTAGAAGGTACCTTTCTAGATTGTAGCTATGCTTATCGTCCGGGACACAATATTCTGCAAGCAGTACAGCATTTATATGGATATTACCAATATCAACCGAAATGGATTATCAAAGCTGATGTTGCTGATTTTTTTGATAATCTTTCTTGGGCATTGTTGTTAACTTTCTTGGAGAAATTATCTCTTGAACCGAGTGTATTACAGTTAATAGAACAACAGTTGCAATCAGGAATGATCATTGCTGGACAATATCGTAATTTTGGCAAAGGAGTTTTACAAGGTGGAATACTTTCTGGTGCTTTAGCTAATTTATATCTGACTAATTTTGATAAAAAATGTCTGAGTCAAGGGATTAATTTAGTGCGGTATGGTGATGATTTTGTGATTGCTTGTAATAGTTGGCAAGAAGCCAACCGCATCCTTGACAAAATTACTGTTTGGTTGGGAGAGGTTTATTTAACTCTCCAATCAGAGAAGACACAGATTTTCACTCCTAATGATGAGTTTACTTTTTTAGGTTATCGCTTTGCTGGCGGTGAAGTTTATGCACCACCGCCTCCCAAACCTGTACTCAAAGGTGAATGGGTAATTAATGATTCGGGTAATCCTTATTTTCGCACTAAACCAAGACCAAAAAAACCAGTTTCTCATCCGCCTAAAGCTTGCAGTATTGACAAGCCGATTAACTTTCCTAGAGCATCTTTATCTCATTACTGGCAGGAAACCATGACTACTTTATATATAACAGACCAAGGCGCATATTTAAGTGTCAAAAATCAGCAATTCCAAGTTTATTATCAAGGTCAATTGCGAATTAAGGTTCCAGTTAGTCGAGTGAGTAATGTGGTGTTATTTGGTTGTTGTAATGTTTCGCATGGTGCGGTGAGTATGGCTTTGCGGCGACGAATTTCGATTATGTATTTATCGCAGAAGGGCAGATATTTTGGTAGATTGCAAGTTTCGGGTGATGCTAAGGTTGAATATTTGATGTTACAGGTTGAACGTTGCCAAAATCCTGAGTTTACACGAACTCTAGCAGAAGTAATTGTGACAGCTAAAATTCATAACTCTCGCATTTTATTGATGCGTTTAAAACGCCGAAAATCATCAGAGTTCGACGATAATCTTGTCAAAGAAGCAATCAAAGATTTAGATATTTTGATGGATAAATTACCTTTTGCAGAAAGTATGGATGCGTTGCGAGGATATGAAGGAAGAGCCGCAACAGTTTATTTTCAAGCATTAGGAAGTTTATTTTCTGGTGCGTTTAAATTTGAAAAGCGTACCAAACGCCCACCAACTGACCCTGTGAATAGCCTTTTAAGTTTAGGATATACCTTACTTAGCCACAATATTTTCTCGTTTATCCAAGCTGTAGGATTACACAGTCACTTTGGTAATCTTCATGTTCCCCGCGATAATCACCCAGCTTTGGTTAGCGATTTAATGGAGGAATTTCGCGCTCAACTAGTTGATTCTTTAGTTGCTTATTTGATTAATTCCAATATTTTCACAGAAGATGATTTTACCCCTCCTGATGAAAAAGGAGGCGTATATCTTCAACCCCATGCGTTGAAAAAGTTTCTCAAGCACTGGGAAGAAAAGTTGCAGTCGGAGTTAACGCACCCAAATACAGGATATAAGGTGAGTTTCCGCAGGTGTTTAGAGTTACAAGTGCGGGAGTATGTAGCTTGTCTGACAGGAGAGGTAAAAATCTATCGACCAATGATTTGGAAACCTTAA
- a CDS encoding DUF4384 domain-containing protein, whose protein sequence is MSRTLVASPEGVQLARKALKAKNLTQTDFAIEVRLGYSTVSNFFNTKPIYRTNFQEICVFLGLDWKDIAVFGDIETEELSPLDKLWQQLQSLGSPTEQMGLVLVKEETLGWGTRIPSRYETSVQIGSYIQVEINLSTPGYLLLLQKDTSGQMWCFCPSCFAQQPHLDTGKTSLPQPGSPMNAFPVEGTPGKEEIIAIITKEVPQLDWLTQDNDEVLELEASHLTELLNYVHEHEESQLWYTDYMVSA, encoded by the coding sequence ATGTCTCGAACTCTGGTAGCATCACCTGAAGGCGTACAACTAGCAAGAAAAGCCCTAAAAGCTAAAAATTTAACCCAAACAGATTTTGCTATAGAAGTAAGATTAGGTTATTCAACTGTTAGTAATTTCTTCAACACTAAACCGATATATCGCACAAACTTTCAAGAAATATGCGTGTTTTTGGGTTTAGACTGGAAAGACATCGCCGTGTTTGGTGATATAGAAACCGAAGAACTCTCACCCCTCGATAAATTATGGCAACAACTTCAATCATTAGGTTCGCCAACTGAACAAATGGGTTTAGTCTTAGTCAAAGAAGAAACACTTGGTTGGGGGACAAGAATCCCCAGTCGGTACGAAACATCAGTGCAAATCGGGAGTTACATTCAAGTTGAGATAAATTTGTCAACTCCCGGTTATTTATTGTTATTGCAAAAAGATACATCTGGGCAAATGTGGTGTTTTTGTCCTTCATGTTTTGCTCAACAGCCACACTTAGATACTGGTAAAACCAGCTTACCGCAACCGGGTTCACCAATGAACGCTTTCCCCGTCGAAGGAACTCCCGGTAAGGAAGAAATTATCGCCATCATTACCAAAGAAGTACCTCAATTAGACTGGTTAACCCAAGATAATGATGAGGTTTTAGAACTAGAAGCTAGTCATCTGACAGAATTACTAAATTATGTGCATGAACACGAAGAATCTCAACTTTGGTATACAGATTACATGGTGAGCGCATGA